The following DNA comes from Capsicum annuum cultivar UCD-10X-F1 unplaced genomic scaffold, UCD10Xv1.1 ctg1489, whole genome shotgun sequence.
GGATAAACGGCAAACAAAGGCCAAGATAAGGTAGAAAGTTCACACGTCATAATAGcacaaagaaagaacaaaaagagaataataacccaaatagttGGGTCCATCAAAGCCTTCAGAAAGGGGTCGAGCCTCTACGGGTAAATCTAGACTCTTTCACCGCAGATCTACTTAGAATTGGAGATGATGTTACAGTACAAGAGCAGCAAGTACAGAAAGATACAGATTACTCTAAATTATTACATGTATATGGAGATAATTTGGATTAATCAGCTCAATACCGTCCAAGAACGTGAAGATAGGAAGCTGAATCATCAAAAAAGGAAGACAAGTGAGGGAAGAGCAAGGAAGaaaattgagctaaaaaggaAGAGGAGCATCAGCTTAAAGGGAAAAGATGATTTCTTTTTAGAAACCCTACTTACACTAAGTGTTTAGTTGTaggtttttgttttttgtattgcGTTAAGAGACCCGGGTTGGACCGGGTCATGTGATGTTAAAACAATTTGTTTCTTCAATATTAATAAAAAGTtatattaaaccaaaaaaaaaaaaaaactacattaAGTTGATTAAGTCTATTTTGAATTAATTCGATTCAATTcaattcattttgaattaatttagtatGGTTTAAAGCTTTTAGTGCATAAATAACGGAAAAGggtaaaaaatatcttaaaactatttgaaatggagaaaaaatattcCTCATTAGTttatttggcttaaaaatactcATCCATtaaatatttagctcaaaaatattcCCTTTCTAACAGAATGTCACCAAGCACgccacatgaaaaaaaattatcatatgatTAGTCCATGTCAGTGTGTGCATGCATGGAAAATCACCTTTTTAAATACATCAAAATTTTAGCTTTACCCAATGTCGACGGCGACAATTTAACTCTCAAACCATGTTTTGGCTCAACGAGAATCCCATCCATAACTACCACATCGTCGTCGACTTTCACCGGAGTTCTGAACATCGGCGAAATCTCAATGTTCTCAGTCTAAGCTAACGACGAATGAGAAACGCCGCAGCTGGAATTGCTTCTGCTTCCTCTGCTCAGAAACGGCCTCGGCCTATGATCCGTGAAACATCGTCGTCGAAGGAATGAACTTAGAAGCTATCATTACTGTTACCAGACAAAAATTCCCTACCATTTTCGTTTCTTAAAATTCTTCTGTAATCACTGGTCACAATCgcataaaaatgaaaaatctttCAATCGAATAGTATTACTTAGCCTTTCATTCGTCAAAATTCATATATGTGGTTCGAATTTTGTTCGCCAATACGTAATGCGTGCAATTTTCTAAGGATTCGTTTTGTGTTTAGAATCGAAAGAGATGTACTGATAGCGAATTTATGAACCCGAATTCCTAGCAGTGAAGAAAAAGGTGATATTTATAGTGTTTGTTAACAGTCTTCTCTTTGGAGAGACACTACCAAAACAGAGCCTTTGTTTCCCGCCAGAATGAAAATGGAAAATCAACTTTTGGAGAGACACTGCCAAAACAGAGTCTTCTAAAAAATGAAGGCTCTGTTTTCTCATTGCCTTCAATTCCTTAAATTCATTCTGTTCATGTATTTAAAAAGGTGATTTTTCATATAGACGTTGACGTGGATGGGTCATGTGGCATGGTTGATGGCATTTCGATAGAGAAGGACACTTTTGAGCAAATATTTAATAGAGGATAATTTTTAAGTcgaaaaaacaacaaaagataTTTTTGTTCCATTTTAGATAGTTCAAGGATATTTTTGACCCTGCATAGATAAAAATGTGGTCACAGAAACTAATTAGTTTTGTCCAAATAAACTAGTTTTCTCAATTCAAGTCTGTTGAATTATGTGattcaatataaaataaaataaaactttcGACAAGCAGGTACACCACTTCAATCTATGTTATTCTTGAAAGTTtagaaaagaataacataaaacggatgattagaaaaaaaattatttgaattatttttactAAAGATTTCAagatacagaaaataaaataaatcaaacatataatttaaataaaataataaatagttttgtgaaagataaaagaaaatgaaaaataaattaagaagaagagctgaaaattggggcggggggggggggggggggggggggtaactGGGCCCttaaaaagaaatggaaaaaagaaGAGTCGGGGTCAGAACTCAAGTGGAGTCTCGATCTCAAGATCAGCGAGTCAGAACTCTTATGGAGTCTCGACCTCAAGATTAGCAACATTAAATTTGGCACCTCAACCGCAGCAACCACAGTGCTCCTATATGTTGTATTTTCAGTATAAAATATCACTATGTATATTAAGTTTTATCCAAGCATTGCGGGTGCCGTGATACCCCAACAATCTACTTAGGCCTGCCCCTGCATAAGGTCGAGTTGGAAGCTATGCTACGGACTAATATAAAATTGAGCTCGCATAACattcaactttaaacaatcatatcTACAATCTAATAAAAGTATTGTGTGGTGAATTACTCATCCAAATAAAGGTACTCGAGTTCAATTTTAAAAGAATCAAACTGCTTATCAATTCAAACCCTGTACAGAAAGTTATTTACGTTTTACGAAAGTGTTGGCAGTGGTGCTTGTCCACGACACTCATAACGCGAGCATGGCAAGCGTCCAAGGGCCAAGACGTGCGAGGCTATGCAGTGAAGTGGATGTCATTACGAGCGTGAGTGTAACACTTAAAGGCTTTTTAAGGTCATCTCGAATCAAACAAAACATTATTAATTTCAGCATAGCATTTTCAGATTTCCTTCATTATAATACATAACAATCCACACATTACTAATATGCACTATCGATCGCCGCATTATTTGTCCATACCAAACGAACCTATTAATAGTCAAATAGTTTTGCCTATATTGCTTCAATTTTATCAGGAAAAATGTCAACTAACACaaacttgcttttttttttttttgggcggggggggggggagaggggCGCAGACATAAAAATGTGTCACACATTCATGATACAAATTAAGTTTGTTACAAATAATCCATTCATAATCACTCCCTAGTCTAAAATTTTGTTGAACCACTACCATGCAAATTTtgtatctgtatatatatatgcgtgtATGTGCATATAATTCATACACATAATATGTGAACCATCACTAAGAGCTCTACGTTTTTTTTTCCTATCAAATTTTATcccattttcaaaaaaaattttaaaaatatttttcgaaaaaaattaaaaatctcaaCAATTTTGTTGTATTGACTTCTTGAAATATCATCTGTTTTATGTTTCCTATCCTACTTTTTAACTAACTTTATTGTTTGTTTGTTCATATCATATTGTCCTGAAAAAAAGATTATTGCGGTTGTatcaagaaaaaaggaaaaatggggAGATTTGCAATTATTATGGGGTTTATGTTATTATTGACTGTGGTTACAGAGGCAGAGTACATGAAATATAAAGATCCAAAACAGAAATTGGGTGTTAGAATTAAAGATTTGATGAAAAGAATGACACTTGAAGAGAAAATTGGTCAGATGACACAAATTGAAAGGAAAGTTGCCTCTGCTGAAGTTATGAAGAAATATTTCATTGgtatgtttgaaattttttttacccttttgatttataaattggccattcttgaaatttttgcccatttgatttttgaaaactgTGTCattcggactcttcaaaaatgtcaacggaTGCTTATTAGATTCTCTGAAATAGTACAATTTTAGAGGTCATTATTGAAATTTGTAACCATTTGATGTTTGAAAACTATCTcttgaactcttcaaaaatgttaacAAATACGTGTCGGATCCTCTAAAGTAGTGCATTGATGAATTAaccattcttgaaatttttgctCATTTGGTGTTTGAAAACTATGTCTCTTGCACTCTTCAAAAATGTACCACAGGTGCGTGCCAAATCCTCGAAAAATAGTGCACTTTTGGAGGATGTGACACGGGTGTGGCAACATTTCTGAGGGTCCAAGCAACATAGTTTGAAAAGATATATTTCTTCAAAATTGTGTTTATTTATCACAGAATGTCCAGAAGAAAAAATGATCTCTTTTTAACAACATTTGCAATTAGAGGGAACAAGTGAAAGGGTGACAGAAATCATTTTCCCgcggaaaatgttttcttgaaaattacTCTTAATTAGTTGAAGCAAGTCACAAAGTTAAGAATTAAGATGGTTGTAAGGAAAATAACTTTCATTCAGAAGTGAGGGGAGTCATTTTTTCCCTCTTGATGAAcgtggaaaacattttctagtaACCAAATACCAGAAATGACATTTTCATGTAAAacatttttctagaaaaatcttcTATTTTAGGCCTTTTCTTGTATTTGGAGGTTAGTCTttgattatattatataattcatGTATACCGGCTTGTAAAGATAAACAGTGAATCCAGCCTGCTATTGGTGTAAAGATCTTTTTTATCTTCAACTATATGTTTTTGGCAGGGAGTTTATTAAGTGGTGGGGGGAGCGTACCAAAACCTAATGCCACAGCTGAGGATTGGGTGAATATGGTAAATGAGTTCCAAAAGGCTGCTCTGTCTTCTCGCCTTGGTATTCCTATGATTTATGGCATTGATGCAGTTCATGGCCATAATAATGTCTACAAAGCTACAATCTTTCCTCACAATGTTGGGCTTGGTGTTACCAGGCAAGTCTCTCTCTCGATCGACACTCTCtctcgatatatatatataaataataagcCGTTATTTGAAATTCAGACGCTTTCTTTGTTATTCATGCTTTCATTACTATCTGCGCACAAGGTATTAAGCGTGTCACAGGAAATCTGTGTTCGGATTAGAGTATAAAGATGCTTGAATATAGCTGATTCCTTGTCAATCTTTGGAAAACTTATGATCAAGAAACTGTTCTAGGCATTAAGATTAGCTAAATTCCGAAAAACGGAAGTATATGCCATAATGTTCTTCTTGTAGCCTATGTTCCTCCATTGTCCATTAATAGTTAACGCCTGAGAAAACGTTCTATGGGGCTTGTAGTCTCATCTATATCGATATCTGAATGCTCTGTTGTATCTCTTATAATTGCAAAAATGAATTACGTTAGTTTATTTCTTTATGATAATTGACTTCGAAGGACTATGAAGCTTTGGTTCAATCCTAGAATCCTTTCGTTTTCATCCATCTGAGTTCAAACTTTTGGTCATTTTGACACAGGGATCCTGATCTTGTGAAGCGGATCGGGGCTGCAACAGCACTTGAAGTTAGAGCAACTGGAATACCATATGCTTTTTCTCCATGCATTGCAGTAAGTTAATATAGCTGACACTTCTAGCACATAAAGGTGCGTTGTTTttacatatttgatttactaataattttttttatggtaGATATGTAGAAACCCGAGATGGGGTCGTTGTTACGAAAGCTACAGCGAAGATCTTAACATTGTGCGAAGCATGACAGAGATCATTCCTGGTTTACAGGGAGATTTGCCGGCTAACATGAGAAAGGGAACACCCTTCGTCGGTGGAAAGTATGAAtctttgttatttccttttcatCAAATGATCTATTCAAGATTCTTTCGATTATCTGCtttatttctaagaaatttctGCCAAATCAACCTATACTGACGTTTGTATTTGTTTCCCATATTTTGGTCAATTGAACTATTCAATTGGTAAATTCAATTGGTAAAGGACAAAGGTTGCAGCCTGTGCTAAGCACTTTGTGGCAGATGGTGGCACTGTGAATGGAATCGATGAAAATAATACAGTAATCGACTCAAAAGGATTATTTAGCATCCACATGCCTGCATATTACGATTCAATCATTAAGGGTGTCGCAACAGTGATGGCATCTTACTCGAGCTTGAACGGTGTGAGGATGCATGCCAACACACATCTGCTCACTGGTTTCCTTAAGAAGAGACTCAACTTCAGGGTAAGAATGATTAGCTCACAGATTTAACTTAATACAGTGATAATGTAAAAAAATTACACTATCAGAGTTATTTACCCTTTCTAGTAGCTTTTTCCAAGTTAATAGTCTCACATTTTGTGGACGATCACTTGTAACTGTCTTTTGGATGACCTGATAGAGTAAAAAATCTTTAAACTGTCTCTGCATATTTGGTTTGACATTCAGTAGGTTAAGGTGAATGACGGATGTATCCAAATATATAGCTCTTTTGGCCTGTATATTTCAGGGCTTTGTCATTTCAGATTGGGAAGGTGTTAACAGGATTACTAGCCCGCCGAACGCTAATTACACATATTCAGTTGAAGCAAGTGTTATGGCAGGAGTTGACATGGTTagtatgttgatgattgttgatATGTTAATTAAGTACAATTTTTAGTTGCTCATTTATGTCTGTTTTGTCCATGAATAGATTATGGTACCGGAGAACTATACAGATTTTATTGGCAATCTGACTTACCTCGTGAATAAAAACGCCATTCCCATGAGCAGAATTGATGATGCTGTAAAGCGTATACTAAGGGTTAAGTTTGTCATGGGACTCTTTGAGGAACCATTGGCTGATCTTAGCTTGGCACAACATTTGGGTAGTCAGGTACAAAATGCTGATATGCTATCTCACAAGAATGTTTCATTTAGTTACAATTTTTTGTTTTCGCATTAGAGTTAATATGCTTGAACATGTTTCTACAGGAACATAGAGAATTGGCAAGGGAAGCAGTAAGGAAATCACTTGTGCTTTTGAAGAATGGAAAGAAACCTGAGCAACCATTACTTCCCCTTCCGAAGAAAGCGCGAAAAATACTTGTTGCTGGAGCTCATGGAGACAATTTGGGTTACCAGTGTGGAGGCTGGACAATTACATGGCAGGGTGTTCCTCGCAATAATCTCACAATTGGTATGTTTTGTTCCTATTCTGTCATTTCGACTAAGACTTTTCTGCATCAATAAGATACTACATTACATGAATCCTTCATTTGCCTTGACGTACCTTGTCAAACGTGTTCCAGTACTGGATGGGTCTATATCTAATCCATTCTTTTTGCCAATCCTACTAAAGAAAGATTGTTTCTCTTCATAAAACTATATGAAGTAGAACCGATATTGATTTCTTTTCCTACTCATCCCTCACCTCATTCAATAATTACTTTTGATCCAGTCGATTGGAACCAATAGAATAGGGTCTACaagaaacaacttctctaccccacaaaggtaggggtaaggtctgcatagACCCCACCCTCCCAGACCTCACTAGTGGGATTACAGTAGGTGTGTTGTTTTCGTGGATAATTGATAGGAACCAATAAGAAAAGACAATTTCCTTAAGATACACCAGATCCTTCTCGGTTATTGATAGAATAATAGACCTACCATTTCTTGAAATCTCTCTTTTGATTCAAGATCGTAGCATAACGTGTCTTGTACGAGATAAGTAACCATTATTAAGATCAAGTAGTACTGAAAAAGTTGTTCTGCATCATGTGTGAAGTCAAACTGACACATCTCTAAATCTTACAGGAACAACCATCTTAAAGGCTATCAAGAATACTGTTGATCCTACAACTCAAGTAGTATACAATGAGGAGCCGGACACTAACTTTGTGAAGTCAAACAACTTCGACTATGCTATTGTAGTTGTTGGTGAACCTACATATGCTGAGATGTACGGCGATAGCTCAAATCTCACAATACTTGATCCTG
Coding sequences within:
- the LOC107875944 gene encoding beta-glucosidase BoGH3B; protein product: MGRFAIIMGFMLLLTVVTEAEYMKYKDPKQKLGVRIKDLMKRMTLEEKIGQMTQIERKVASAEVMKKYFIGSLLSGGGSVPKPNATAEDWVNMVNEFQKAALSSRLGIPMIYGIDAVHGHNNVYKATIFPHNVGLGVTRDPDLVKRIGAATALEVRATGIPYAFSPCIAICRNPRWGRCYESYSEDLNIVRSMTEIIPGLQGDLPANMRKGTPFVGGKTKVAACAKHFVADGGTVNGIDENNTVIDSKGLFSIHMPAYYDSIIKGVATVMASYSSLNGVRMHANTHLLTGFLKKRLNFRGFVISDWEGVNRITSPPNANYTYSVEASVMAGVDMIMVPENYTDFIGNLTYLVNKNAIPMSRIDDAVKRILRVKFVMGLFEEPLADLSLAQHLGSQEHRELAREAVRKSLVLLKNGKKPEQPLLPLPKKARKILVAGAHGDNLGYQCGGWTITWQGVPRNNLTIGTTILKAIKNTVDPTTQVVYNEEPDTNFVKSNNFDYAIVVVGEPTYAEMYGDSSNLTILDPGPSNIQNICGSVKCVVVVISGRPVVIEPYVEKMDALVAAWLPGTEGQGVADVLFGDYGFTGKLARNWFKRVDQLPMNVGDPHYDPLFPIGFGLTTQAVKGN